tgcaattataaaattattttccaaTTGTTGTAATCTGAGCCTCAAAGCCCTAAGAGAGCCCGAACCCCTAACTGCGCCCCTCGTTGTGCGCCTGACTCCCCGCTCCCATGCGAGCCTGGTTCCCCGCGCCATGATCCCCGCGGCCCTTCGCGCCTGTCTTCCCGCATCCAGCACGCCTACCAACTGCGCCCTATGCACCTTCTTGATTCATGCCCTGCGTGCCTGCCTAGTCGTTCCCTTTCCGTGCCTCTGTCGTGGTGTTGGTGCGTAGGTGGCTTTCGAGCCGCCTGCACCAAGTCAAGCCCAAATTACAAATTTCATTGCCTGGCTCCTCACAAGAGCCCTAGAGCATTGGACTTTTTCTTGAATTTCTGGGCTTGGCCCAATTATTAATTAggattttaaaattctaattaaatctTGAATTAAGTTGCCCAAATTCAATATGGGCCAAAATAACTAATTGGGATTTAATTACccaagttcaatatttttaacggattatttaaaaattattgaagttatttataattcaaaattgtgcttgatggcataaaaataatagaagacccaaaagatggagatggagattctacatgaagccttgatattattttatttatttattcaaatgattgaatgtattaaatgtgtttaatagCATGATCATGCATTGTAACATGCCATAAATATTACTGACACAGTATCTAAttaaagcatgcatctcataCGAGTAGTAACATGTGTTTGATTAGGAACatcctatttgattatatgtttttatttgatgaatcatataattaatctagtTTAATATAGTACAGGGTGGAGAATTTATTTTGAGTGTTAATTTCAaacctatttgataattaattttattagatatggaaatgatattcttaataattagagcatttataGACTAGATAGTTTAAGAGCCTATTTAGTAGattgattaaattttgtttaatgaTTAAATGCTTAGTGAGAATAGTCATATTAAATatcatttaataaattaattggattaatttagttaattaaaaagcataggatgttttgagaaatcACGTATTCTGAAATAGTGAGCGGGAGAAGGAGATGTAATAATAACTCATATAGTCTCCATCGTTAGTTAACTCCAatgtttcatggaatgggcctcGAGGCGCCTTTCTTTGCGTCcacctaaggaaggtttctgactGTATTATTATTTAAGGTTAACTTCTTTAATTTTAAGAATAGGattgaatgatgtatttcaagtttaacagaccctaagacacactcttgagttaagtcattaatataaaataatgggttacagtCATAAAGATTGACTAGGCTTTCAAGCGGACTAGTCAATCTTGATCAAACAAGCAGTTAttcgtaagtcaaaagagaaaataactgattttaagttttcacttatgaatgtgagaagtgtctcaaaaataatttgagattagtctgacctgccctaaggctggtccattaattgtcaaattaatttatcttgaaattagtaataattatttttatgtgttttttaaatttgttgcattcatgcatcatatttactattccaaaattaTTGATATTCATTATATGTGCGAAattcattttgttttatttatttatttaattcagcAATAATGTCTAGCTCAAACATTATTACTCCTTTACTTGCAAATGAGAAACTTACTagtgataattttataaaatggaaatcaaacatgaacattgtgttGATTTGTGAGAACTACAAGTTTGCCTTTACTGAGGAATGTCATGAGGTCTCTACTGCCATTGCTCCCAAAACTGCAAGGGAGAAGTATGATGCTTGGATTTTATCCAACAACAAGGCTAAATGCtacatgcttgctagtatgagtgatGTACTTAGAAAGAATCATGAAGACATGGATACTGCATATGAGATATGGGCGTCTTTTCAAGTCATATTTGGACAGTAGTCCGATCAATgaagacatgaggctactagagcctatatgaacatgaaaaatgaagaaatgtgtttctgtcagagaacatgttaTTAACATGAAAAATTCAATTCATGAAGTAAAATttcatggagcaaccattgatgagaGGACTCTAGTTAGCTTGATACTTGAATCACTCACACCATAGCTCTCCACATTTACCATCAACTAtgttatgaataagttggagtgTAATATGACTCAGGTGTTAGATGAGTTGCATACTTTTGAATAACTCAATAAGAGTAATACAAAAGTAGAAGGAGCAAATATTGTTTATTCTAAACCTTCCTCTTCAAAAGGGAAATATAAGAAGAGCaataaatctaatggaaaggaCAAGGACAAACATGAAAAGAAGACTAAAACATCATCTAAGGGCAAGGAGAACAAAGAGAataagtgttatacccaaaaataaACACAACCTGAATCACTTAGTTCGGGGTACAGGTGGCAAATGAGCGATTGGAGAAAGGGAAAaggtagaacatctagctaactctagTGTGAGCAGTTCGAGTCAAACTTGGCAGTACGACAACTAGATGATCTCCAGGTCACCCATTGCGCGAATAACCTAGTTCGAGACACATGATGACTAGATCGCCTTCTAGCTACTCTGAACTTGGCCCATGTCAAGTTCCGGTAACTTTTCGACATCCAGCTCGAGGGAAGTGTTCATCTCGTGAAAACCTATTCATGAGGCACAGTGAAAGATCCCAAAAGACTTGAAGATTCCTGATACGTTCATTAATGCCTTGAttgtattacacatttattaccagAGATAACAAATGTAAATTCCATAAGCAATCATACCCCTATGTAAATGGGATATTATTATgattttatttaccatatttatgcaggCGGTTACCCAAAGCTGTTTCGAAAaacccactataaatatgaggggAATTGACAAAATAGGGGACTAGTTTTTCATATACTGAAACTCTACTGAAATTGTAAGAGACTATTTCATCCAGAGCCTTAAAAGAGATTAATTATATTGCCTCGTGGACTAAgaggattttaaccactgaactgcGTTAAAGTCTGAGTGTCTGAGGTATTGTTCATTTGATTCATTATGGTTTAGTAAGAGAGCACTAATATCTCTAttgtcagatttcttaatccactattggcaaaaaatcgcatcaacagattggtgctttcattgagagctcatTAGTGCTTAATCCCCTATGCAAACTTTCACCCAACATTCACCATGGTGGTCACCTAGTCTATGCATGACAACgaaatggaacagcctggtgaATAAGAGGTGCATCATACGGCCACTTTTGCTGGAAAAGGCCTAGACAATGAGCACCatcgtggaaagcaacatgtgggccaagacgatactagGAGTTCAACGTCATGCCCAACAAATCCCAATTCGGGATACTTAACAACCAtagagatggaaaatgcccaattaaggagccatctcgttAGGGCTAACAAGCAGATTGAGGAAGTCCTAGCTCAGTTACCCTCTCTTACAACCGATGTTAATATCGAAAAGAGGAAAAGtggtcccataggtcccacaggaataaccgacccAATCCCAATCGTTTTGTCAGGACTGCAACCCCGACCTTCGTACCTTTAGAGATAAATGAGCGGAGTACTCAACCTGCTAATCCTCATAGGAACCATCTGCTCCATgtcagtcgatcagtcagaactacGACCCCTAGCTTTGTGTCTTCTAAGAAGATTCCAAGGAATGTTCACAACCCAGCAGAGCGAGCTAGGACCTACTCAAGAAGGCAAAACACCCTTGCAAATCCATCCCAGCCACGATCAGAGCCTTCGACACAGAGGATCTGGGAGATCGGGTAGAACAGAGACGTGCTAACCTAGTGcaccctgatggaacgaggatagcttcaccaataagatacctaCCATCACCGATTCGACATCCGACACCACCTCGCATGCAAAGGAATGCCCCAGCTTAAGGAAAtaacaggagaaatcctcctccctttGAAGACATATATGTCCCACAACCACGTGCCAATAAtacaggtcctcgatctcagccaCTAGTTGTATGTTTAACTAACGAAAGTTACTGGATGGAGAGCCAGTGTGGAGGCAGGTCTAAGAGCGACCTGAAGAATCACTTGAGTTCCACATAAAGTCTTTGTTCCAACCCATATCCCGACATgtgtgatcatctgaattcacaaaggaggtatccaacTCGCCATGATGATGTGAGTTATACTCAGTGCAGGGGATATCCATCTATCGCacacgacaatgggaatgtcccacctaaccgagctcaatcttggagggaaaacaacccatctaaactatacaataggatgggggctTGGGATCAgatcccaaataacctagaggcCAAGGATCAAACCCTCGAtcgactggccttgatggaagAATAGATGAAAAGGCTCATGTCTAGAAGAGGAGTCGATGATTGTGATTTCGATGAGGATCTTGAGCCTTTGCTTCAAACATCGTGGCAGCTTTGTATCATGTTGGCTTCAGGATGCCGACCATGCCCGTATATGATGGAAACACTGACCTGTCTAATCACTTCAGGACATTCAATacactaatgatggcccacaatgttgggtttgacctgagatgtatcttgttccccgcaactctgactggaccagccagatTGTGGTTCAACAAATACAAAAGACATTCAAtcacctcgtggaagaaattgTCTTCCTAATTTAAGAGACAGTTTTGAGCTTCGAAGGAACTCGCGTTGAGGCCGATTCGTTGGCCAACATAAAATGGcaacctggtgagtccttgaaagcatataTGAGCAAGTTCACCAATGTAgcagcacgagctagggatgttgatgatagttccaagctcatggaaatgaggacgggaatcaCGGTCAGGGGTGATTTATGGCAATAACTCTAGAAAAAAGGAGtaaaaagtgtagatgaattcctggCCCGAGCTCAGGAAAGGATAAATCTGGAGGATGGGTGATCTGCTGTCGTGGGAAACAGCCAGATCCCTATTCAACCCGTTGGAGCGGTAGCAGATGTTGTAGCTACGACTCAACCTGTTACCTAGAATAACAATGTGGGGAACAATAAGAGGAAAGAGGTTGATGAGGGAGACCAAAACTATAATGCCCTGGATAGTCAAGatcattacattgtgtattttaaatagtgtagacctgctaatcaagtcgtttggatataaatgtgttactaaggataattaatggattagggtttaaagattttgatcataggaatagttgtttttcattaaaagtgtGATTTTGTTCATGAGATCCCAAAAGTAAGAGTTTAaaaggcatttacaactctcaaaataattacaacttaaGACAGCCAAAGCGGCAACATTAAGTTTGGCTCTAGTCCTTGCTGATCCCTTGGTTGTGCTGGTCAAGCAATAGCTGATGTACAcgctgcccctaaagctctccaactcacctCTGGTcgagctttccctttcccttacctgcaccacatagcacccgtgagacaaggctcaacaagaaaacttaaatcaacgaATACGATAAGCAACACCATATAAGTagtaaacttgaaaaaaaaaattcaataagtaatgggatataagcaataagctttGCAGTGATAATTTGCTCAATCAAATACATATTccaatctcaacaatcaatatagttagttaagtgcaattaacacttctatttatttaagtGACGTTCAGACCCAGCGCCCTTAGGTTGAGTCTTCTGGTCTCATCGTCGACCCTAGCTCGTTTAGGACGAGTTATGTTTTGCTCGCTTAATGTCGACCCTGGCTCCCTTTTGTCAGACTTTCAACATAGATATAACCACATATATATTTCATAACCAAGCAACCAGATACAACATATGCAAGCATGCATAATCgagtaattaaaattataatcaCAGTCAAATCTATTTACAGGGGTCCAAGCCCCGATCACAAccaaggtgcaattttcttacctcgagttatGTGCGATAGACGATACGACCTCAAGTACgatcctaatcccgagccttgcgataatctagtcacaacataaacatactcttattagggattgacTTCAAACCCTGATCCTCACTCTAAACCCTATCCTTAAGATTACTATTCTTAGTTGTCGGGACGTTAAgaacgtcccccgagcccccaagtgggccaccaaATGGATTCCTGGACTCCCTGAGCCCTAATCCTAAAAACCAGCAAAAGCACACTTTGGGACACCTAGCGCGGTCACGCCTGTAGAAACTTTAGGCTTTCTGGGGTATTGATGCGGTCACACCCTTGCCCAGCGTGGTTCCGCCCCTAGACTCAATACCTCAATCCCAACCAAATTTCATAGTTTCTGGGATACTAGCGCAGTCGCACCAcaacctagcgcggtcgcgctaggtcaTAAGAAACCCAAAAACTACCCAGAAGCTTAATGTTCTTCCCCAAATTCTTCAAAATCGCGATACCCTGCAAAACCAGACCTAGAAAATTGACTCTAAACCAATGGTTTAACAGATTTACAGCCACACAACGCCTTATACAACTTATATAAGCTATTTCCAACATCAATCTACCATAAAATGcatcaaaactcatcaaaactacaACATACcaacaattgaaaatatttgagctTAGAACTCAAGCTTCTATCAACCAAATTCAAAAATATTAAACCCAAATCACAGATTCTAGCATCATACCAAAGTTTAAAGCAACAAGAAACTTACTTCAAAACTCAACACACCAAAATCCTAACTTTAAGCACTTCAATCTTAATTTGAAAAAACTCAAACTCCCCAAATTCAAGAACATAACCACTGAAATGAAAAATAGAGTACCTAAGTTCTCACCTCCTCTGAATTTCGAGTTTCTAGCTAAATAGAGAGACCCTTGGCAGCTCCTGCCCTTGTTCCTCAAATCCCTCCAAGCTTCCTTAAATCACCAAAAATTCCCTTCAAGCTCAAGACCTTTCCTTAGCATCAAAAGCACCTCAAGAGAGAACCAAGGGTAAGAGGAAAAATGGGTAAGTGTTTTCCCATAAGGCTGCTACCCATTACTCTAATGCATAGGTTAAATGACCATAATTACCCCTACAAACAATTAACCCCCAAGGAACCTTTCAAGGGTACCAAGGTCATTTGCCACCaaccccactaaacctcaaattaacaccctaaattcccaattaaattacCAACCCTCCAAATACAATTATTTCCTCCAATAAAGTTCCACTAATTCCTGACCTActcaaaattaccaaaataccccttagctcaccccgagccgggtataaatcccaaTTGTGACTTTTTTGCCAAATCACTCTATAGGATCAACTTAAGCCAGTTATCGCAAATATATATCTACATAATGATGTGattccaatcatataacacatGTAATTAcaattattgtaacgccctactaccttagagccgttactaagtgagtattaaaacacaactgtgcaactaactgactctacgaggtttcgaaagaccaaaagtgtgactaaccaGAAGTTAAGgatgtaatctttgaaaatatttagtttcattaaaaaatttaagtctcaacatctgggatcccaaaaataaggtttacaaaatatttacaactcaaaaatagatttacacttgattgactatcaaaagaataagataatacagccatattcaaaatgcccccaaccaaagcagtcgggcaggccgaacatgtacgtgccgcccccactctctccatactcatggctggttgactgaccccttgcttttacctgcaccacagagcacccgtgagccgaagcccagcaagaaaactcatacagtaaataacatatgcatatattatactagcatataatccattgataaacaggaaaaccatcagactgaaaaaacacggccatgccgccccagaggcctaacccaagcctggggtctcggtccttaccgtaaggataactcatgtatccattgggtcccaccctgactataagcatcccatgttctaggtgttacttccagccccacaaccgttctcagccttcgccgctttcggccttagccgttcatttcattataatcacacatatagtacatctcgaaataatctttcaatcatatgataattcatttaaggttatacattagcacataatacaatctagggccatgccctgcaataacactatgggcccatgccctgttctcgaatgctacagttttcttacctgtatcccgagctttccgatgcaccaaggtcacaagcacggtcctctagcacgagcctttccgaaatcctagtcacaacacataaaacacttttaatactaaccaacccaaaaccacttcccgggaccaatcctgtacactcgggacctctaattccttaaaacaatacattggaaccatcccccgcgtccccgggcaaaagccctaaaaacccaactttttggctgccaaaatggcctagggccgcggtactcccctcaagggccgcggcgcccagcggctaggccacatcctgaagcatcctcgcgccgcagcgcccaagaacagggccgcgacgctccttcgcgaacccagatttctgggttttctcttgcgtttttcccgagctacaacctctccaaatcatcccaaacaaatacctaaaccccaaaatcaatttaaaacttcatatgaaccatctaacaacccataaacactagtatcaagatcaaaacaccatcacacccaaaaatccaccctttgatttctaatttcagcaactcaaaccaaaaccttaaaaagcttaactcatgctttaaattcctcaaatcaaaatagaaacaaatcttaaatgtgcataaaatccttacctcaagtggagaattcacccaaaagcttccttgatctcctcctaaactcccacttcagccccttctacacttcttcttctttttcttcttcttgccctagcttttccttcttctagtttttcttctcttcaatttttatcaaaaccatcaaatgacccaatgcccaaaccgtgtaccccaatatcccagctgaaaatttTCTAagtcccttgccaaatgaccattttaccccttcctaataatccttcctaactcaaccttcaagggcactcaagtcctttcacttctatttcaattctaccattttctatctaaaaaatagttactcaaagcagttacaaacggttacacaggttactcaatcaccaaaaCTATAATCATTAGTTCTCAATTCCACTTACAAAATTCCTAAAGCACCCCTAGGCCCTTTCCGAGCCgagtacaaaatcccgttgtgacttatggactaattagctcactaggaccgtcttgacgcgtgcatcacaataaaaactccacactcacgtggtacaaatcacataatacaattatcacatttatgccctcaacgggctaaaattacatgtttacccctaacatacaaacggggctcacatgcatctgtataccacctaaacatgcattactaatcacatattcattcaaattcataaattatcatgtaaaatcatttattgccctccaggcacgctaaacaaggtcttaaaccttattagcaacttggggtgttacaattatacCGTTAactggtcaaaattacgaaaatgtcctttttcacaaaaacgggcccacaatcacatttaat
The genomic region above belongs to Humulus lupulus chromosome 1, drHumLupu1.1, whole genome shotgun sequence and contains:
- the LOC133821305 gene encoding uncharacterized protein LOC133821305, coding for MSSSNIITPLLANEKLTSDNFIKWKSNMNIVLICENYKFAFTEECHEVSTAIAPKTAREKYDAWILSNNKAKCYMLASMSDVLRKNHEDMDTAYEIWASFQVIFGQ